In the Leptospira sp. WS4.C2 genome, one interval contains:
- a CDS encoding porin — protein MTKLGFFKSSILLCSLSLCFSALNAEDLSQQKKEETVTSPPANPLPASLKFGAFVDTYYSHNANHPLSKERQYTTQAVRNDEFNINLGFVDAKWQEEKIRGRLAFQFGTSVNTNYASEASRDVSSNQNSVKHIQEAYVGFKLAKDTWVDAGIYFGHIGHESWISSDNWNYTRALALDYVPYYSSGVRLTTKFTDKFQFQFHVMNGWQNITDQNKDKSLGTQFKFFLAPNFTITANQFVGNEAPDYERKQTRLYNNTILEWKALDWLSFALSSDVGAQRAKESFQYEPWWKEINPTLGIYTNRESRVYNQWYHGTFWVSFRYDDLYRLSFRVERFYDPKQVMATTYTRNGFMTNGYTVTFDLLHWNPGMIRFEMIQRESMDPVFETDKNKHTRIERLFVVAASVRY, from the coding sequence TTAAATCTTCAATCCTTCTATGTAGTTTGTCTCTTTGTTTTTCCGCATTAAATGCCGAGGACCTGAGCCAACAGAAGAAAGAGGAAACTGTAACTTCACCACCGGCCAATCCGCTTCCCGCTAGTTTGAAGTTTGGTGCCTTTGTAGATACTTATTATTCGCATAATGCAAATCACCCTCTATCAAAAGAACGTCAATACACAACGCAAGCAGTGCGTAATGATGAGTTTAATATCAACTTAGGATTTGTTGATGCAAAATGGCAGGAAGAGAAAATTAGAGGACGGTTGGCTTTTCAGTTTGGAACATCGGTAAATACAAATTATGCATCTGAAGCGAGTAGGGATGTCAGTTCCAATCAAAATTCGGTAAAACACATTCAAGAGGCCTATGTTGGTTTTAAATTGGCAAAAGACACTTGGGTAGATGCGGGAATCTATTTTGGACATATTGGGCATGAATCATGGATTTCTTCAGATAACTGGAATTATACTCGGGCCTTGGCTCTAGATTACGTTCCCTATTATTCTTCGGGTGTTCGCCTCACAACTAAGTTCACAGACAAATTTCAGTTTCAATTCCATGTGATGAATGGTTGGCAAAACATTACAGATCAAAACAAAGATAAATCTCTCGGAACTCAGTTTAAGTTTTTTTTGGCACCTAATTTTACAATTACAGCAAATCAATTTGTTGGGAATGAAGCTCCTGATTATGAACGAAAACAAACAAGACTTTATAATAATACAATTTTAGAATGGAAGGCCTTGGATTGGTTGTCCTTTGCTTTGTCTAGTGATGTTGGGGCACAAAGAGCCAAAGAATCATTTCAATATGAACCTTGGTGGAAAGAAATCAATCCCACTCTTGGAATTTATACCAATCGGGAGTCGAGAGTATACAACCAATGGTATCATGGAACTTTTTGGGTAAGTTTTAGATATGATGATCTTTATAGGTTGAGCTTTCGTGTAGAAAGATTTTATGATCCAAAACAAGTAATGGCTACAACCTATACAAGAAATGGATTTATGACCAATGGTTACACAGTCACGTTTGATTTATTACATTGGAACCCTGGTATGATTCGTTTCGAAATGATCCAAAGAGAATCTATGGATCCTGTTTTTGAAACAGATAAAAATAAACACACTCGCATAGAACGTTTGTTCGTTGTGGCAGCTTCCGTTCGTTATTAA
- a CDS encoding efflux RND transporter permease subunit — protein sequence MIKDFIETALKNRITTLVAAAVAVLFGLWAWIDIRKEAYSDIADTQVRLIAKFPGKAAVEVEERVTLPIERVLNAIPKVAVRRSRTINGLVVFQFVFEDGTDDYFARMRLMERVADADIPEDVHPALGPMSSPVGEIYRYVVESSENHTPMELRTIQDWIVMPKMLQIPGIADVVTFGGLPKQYHVVTSPDKLIRFKLTIGDVIKAIQENNLNTGGNLLLQGEQGFPIRSLGAIRDPKHIENIVVKTVNGVPVFIRDLGSVEISHPIPSGVLGYTIQNDEEGLIDVDSSVQGLVAMRRWGDPNEMGERIREKVKEINENYLPKGVQLRNTYDRTDLVNYTLRTIGKTLVEGVVVVSLVLIFFIGSVRASLVVVATIPFAMLFAFLLMNMTGIPASLLSLGAIDFGIIVDGAVIMVENIMRRYRDATPEEKSHGILAFTRDAASEVGTEILFSILIIILAYLPIFSFERIEGRLFKPMAFTISFAILGALIFAMAVIPVLMSIIYKTYFESKNPGPIEWHNPVYDWIEVRYKRIIEFIVDRSRKAVKYTFSVVTIFLAIGMFSLGTEFLPEMDEGGFNIRIFFPVGISLPEARKFMPKIRQTVYKNEQVSVVISQLGRNDDGTDPLPPNRLEVLIGLKDYSKWKEKITKQELLMRMRNDLEATLPGARVSFSQPIMDNLSEAIMGTIADLAVFVSGNDLKIMRGIGNEVLEEIKEMKGASEFGIEQEAESPQLTISINREAAARFGINVIDIQQMIEAAIGMQRVSTLYEGPSDIPPKTPARFGIVVRFSKEYRASKQAIENMPIISPKGERIPLSQLADIEVIDGPTMIFRQEGRRVVTVRTNIRGRDQGGFVSELQKRVKKKIKLPDGYEIRFGGQYENLSRVGKKLALVIPITILIIFGVLYMLYRNLKYVYVALACIPLSLLGGIYALLMRGYYFNVSGGVGFISLFGIATMAGVLFVSRTNHLLIEEPDITTKAAVKKAAVIQLRPMLMTMLLALLGLIPATLGTGVGSDVQRPLATVIVGGLFSAMCLVLTILPSLYLVVVGERKPNAKELEEMSHKKHIPFLDFVTELSEEPLEEDDDEDEAPRKKKKPAKKKKKT from the coding sequence ATGATTAAAGATTTTATAGAAACAGCACTTAAAAACCGTATCACCACACTCGTTGCGGCAGCCGTTGCCGTACTTTTTGGACTCTGGGCATGGATTGACATTCGCAAAGAAGCTTATTCCGATATTGCCGACACACAAGTTCGCCTGATTGCAAAATTTCCAGGTAAAGCCGCCGTAGAAGTTGAAGAAAGAGTCACACTTCCCATTGAACGGGTGCTAAATGCCATCCCGAAAGTAGCAGTAAGAAGATCCAGAACCATCAATGGTTTGGTTGTATTCCAATTTGTTTTTGAAGATGGAACCGATGATTATTTCGCTCGGATGCGGCTTATGGAACGTGTTGCCGATGCAGACATTCCAGAAGATGTACATCCAGCACTTGGACCTATGAGTTCACCAGTGGGTGAGATCTATCGTTATGTAGTGGAATCATCAGAAAACCATACACCCATGGAGCTACGAACCATCCAAGATTGGATTGTAATGCCAAAGATGTTACAAATTCCGGGTATAGCCGATGTTGTGACATTTGGTGGACTTCCTAAACAGTATCATGTGGTCACTTCCCCTGATAAGTTAATTCGTTTCAAATTAACTATTGGGGATGTGATTAAAGCCATTCAAGAGAACAACTTAAACACTGGAGGAAACTTACTTCTCCAAGGAGAACAAGGTTTTCCAATTCGTTCTCTCGGTGCCATCAGAGATCCGAAACACATTGAAAACATTGTAGTCAAAACGGTAAATGGGGTTCCGGTTTTTATTCGAGACTTAGGTTCTGTTGAAATTTCTCATCCCATCCCCAGTGGGGTTTTAGGTTATACCATACAAAATGATGAGGAAGGTCTGATTGATGTAGATTCGTCTGTTCAAGGTTTGGTGGCCATGCGTCGTTGGGGAGACCCGAACGAAATGGGAGAAAGGATTCGTGAGAAGGTAAAAGAAATCAACGAAAACTATCTTCCCAAAGGTGTACAACTTCGAAATACTTATGATAGAACCGACTTAGTAAACTATACTCTTCGCACGATTGGTAAAACATTAGTGGAAGGTGTCGTTGTCGTTAGTTTGGTATTGATTTTCTTTATTGGAAGTGTACGTGCCTCCCTTGTCGTAGTAGCAACCATTCCATTTGCGATGTTGTTTGCGTTCTTGTTAATGAATATGACGGGGATTCCGGCAAGTTTACTTTCGTTAGGCGCCATCGACTTTGGTATCATTGTGGATGGGGCCGTCATCATGGTGGAAAATATCATGAGAAGATACCGGGATGCAACTCCCGAAGAAAAATCACATGGTATCCTAGCATTTACACGGGACGCAGCATCGGAAGTAGGAACAGAAATCCTATTTTCGATTTTAATCATTATTTTAGCCTATCTGCCTATTTTCTCTTTTGAAAGGATCGAAGGTCGTTTGTTCAAACCGATGGCCTTTACCATCTCCTTTGCGATCTTAGGTGCGTTAATTTTTGCGATGGCAGTGATTCCTGTACTCATGTCCATCATCTACAAAACTTATTTTGAATCAAAAAATCCGGGACCTATTGAATGGCATAACCCGGTTTATGATTGGATTGAAGTACGTTACAAACGAATCATCGAGTTCATTGTCGATAGATCGCGTAAAGCTGTAAAATACACATTCAGTGTAGTGACCATTTTTCTTGCTATCGGTATGTTCTCACTTGGAACAGAATTCCTTCCGGAGATGGACGAGGGTGGATTTAACATTCGTATCTTCTTTCCCGTTGGTATTTCCTTACCGGAAGCAAGAAAGTTTATGCCAAAAATCCGCCAAACTGTTTATAAAAATGAACAAGTGAGTGTGGTGATTTCTCAGTTAGGACGAAACGATGATGGAACCGATCCACTTCCACCAAACCGATTAGAGGTTCTGATTGGTTTGAAAGACTATAGTAAATGGAAAGAAAAAATCACCAAACAAGAGTTACTCATGAGGATGAGAAATGATTTAGAAGCAACACTTCCAGGTGCCCGAGTCAGTTTCTCTCAGCCAATTATGGATAACCTATCGGAAGCCATTATGGGTACCATTGCCGATTTAGCTGTCTTTGTCTCCGGTAACGATTTAAAAATCATGCGAGGGATCGGAAACGAAGTTCTCGAAGAAATCAAGGAAATGAAAGGGGCAAGTGAATTCGGTATTGAACAAGAAGCAGAAAGCCCTCAGCTAACCATCAGTATCAATAGGGAAGCTGCCGCACGATTTGGAATCAACGTCATTGACATCCAACAGATGATTGAAGCTGCCATAGGAATGCAACGAGTGAGTACGCTATACGAAGGCCCTTCTGATATTCCTCCAAAAACTCCAGCTCGATTTGGGATTGTTGTTCGATTTTCGAAAGAATATCGGGCGTCGAAACAAGCCATCGAAAACATGCCGATCATTTCACCGAAAGGAGAAAGGATTCCTTTATCACAATTGGCTGATATTGAAGTGATTGATGGACCAACTATGATTTTTCGACAAGAGGGTCGCCGAGTAGTCACTGTTCGAACAAACATTCGTGGTCGTGACCAAGGAGGATTTGTTTCTGAACTCCAAAAACGAGTGAAGAAAAAAATCAAACTTCCTGACGGATATGAAATTCGGTTTGGGGGACAATATGAAAACCTATCACGCGTTGGTAAAAAGTTAGCTCTTGTTATACCAATTACGATTCTCATCATTTTCGGTGTCCTCTATATGTTGTATAGAAACCTCAAGTATGTATACGTGGCGTTGGCTTGTATACCACTCTCACTCCTTGGAGGAATCTATGCACTTCTAATGAGAGGTTACTATTTCAACGTATCCGGTGGTGTGGGTTTTATCTCGCTTTTTGGAATTGCAACAATGGCCGGAGTATTGTTTGTTTCCAGAACCAACCACTTATTAATCGAAGAGCCGGACATTACCACAAAGGCCGCTGTGAAAAAAGCTGCTGTAATCCAGTTACGTCCCATGCTTATGACCATGTTACTTGCGTTACTTGGTCTAATCCCAGCGACTTTGGGAACGGGAGTGGGATCGGACGTTCAAAGACCACTTGCTACCGTAATCGTAGGTGGATTGTTCTCTGCAATGTGTCTAGTACTCACCATCCTCCCTTCTCTCTACTTAGTAGTTGTGGGCGAAAGAAAACCAAATGCAAAGGAACTGGAAGAGATGAGCCATAAAAAACACATCCCTTTCCTTGACTTTGTCACTGAACTTAGTGAAGAACCTTTGGAAGAAGATGATGACGAGGATGAAGCCCCTAGGAAAAAGAAAAAACCGGCAAAGAAAAAAAAGAAAACCTAA
- a CDS encoding efflux RND transporter periplasmic adaptor subunit: MFITLKSLNQKAKILLISGVAVVVIAILFLIFSKPAKPAPKHPEKAEVFDGGLRIVFKPSSPGLEIVKSTAIGGGGEFVSLEAPARLIASTSPSVSNGSRIILFESAELNDLYVGYIHAKNKLHRSNKNLSRIKDMFVHRVATEKDLVESETDSGNDAAELAEFEGKLRAQGLNPSELSTAGSLKAWIITDVPESQISTLRKGKKVKVVFASFPDEEFIGTAEAIGDNVDPLTRTAKMRILVVNDKYRLKPGMFGVVKFPEQTGGDSVVLPYTAIVTVEGKNYVFVEEQPLTFKRREVVLGISTKERVNIIEGLTPGEKVAIQGSILLKGLSFGF; this comes from the coding sequence ATGTTCATCACCTTAAAATCTCTAAACCAAAAAGCAAAAATCCTCCTAATTTCAGGAGTGGCAGTTGTAGTCATTGCAATCCTATTTTTGATTTTTTCCAAACCGGCAAAACCTGCCCCCAAACATCCTGAAAAAGCAGAAGTTTTTGACGGTGGCCTTCGCATTGTTTTTAAACCAAGTAGTCCAGGACTAGAAATTGTAAAATCAACAGCTATCGGAGGTGGTGGTGAGTTTGTAAGTTTGGAAGCACCAGCAAGGCTTATTGCATCCACTTCTCCTTCCGTAAGTAATGGATCTCGAATCATTCTCTTCGAATCAGCAGAGTTAAACGATCTTTATGTTGGTTATATCCATGCAAAAAACAAACTACACAGATCAAATAAAAACCTAAGCCGGATTAAAGATATGTTTGTTCACCGAGTTGCTACAGAAAAAGACTTAGTGGAATCAGAAACAGATTCTGGAAACGATGCAGCAGAACTTGCGGAATTTGAAGGAAAACTGAGAGCACAAGGTTTGAATCCAAGTGAACTCAGTACTGCGGGAAGTTTAAAAGCATGGATCATCACCGACGTTCCTGAATCCCAAATCTCCACCTTACGTAAGGGTAAAAAAGTAAAGGTCGTATTCGCATCCTTTCCAGATGAGGAATTTATCGGAACAGCAGAAGCGATTGGAGATAACGTAGATCCTCTTACAAGAACTGCAAAAATGAGGATCCTCGTTGTAAATGATAAATACAGATTAAAACCAGGTATGTTTGGAGTTGTGAAATTTCCAGAACAAACTGGTGGTGATAGTGTTGTCCTCCCTTATACAGCGATTGTCACGGTTGAAGGTAAAAATTATGTTTTTGTAGAAGAACAACCTTTAACATTCAAAAGGCGAGAGGTAGTATTGGGAATCTCTACAAAAGAAAGGGTCAATATTATCGAAGGTTTGACTCCAGGTGAGAAGGTAGCCATCCAAGGTTCCATTCTTTTGAAAGGTTTGAGTTTTGGTTTTTAA